In Ipomoea triloba cultivar NCNSP0323 chromosome 7, ASM357664v1, a single genomic region encodes these proteins:
- the LOC116025520 gene encoding uncharacterized protein LOC116025520 yields MEGYPILRIPENDYVVDNISYENNSFWVYNAAVSGPEAGCLPDIKNLTVTNGSIGLRLVTESRINILRNCSELLVEQLWRYRVGCNEGKGYNWSFVLFEDSGFLKSALQECKENVLAPVEIGEGDRSSDVVKEWRAVWV; encoded by the exons ATGGAG GGCTATCCGATTCTTCGCATACCTGAAAATGATTACGTAGTGGACAACATTTCCTATGAGAACAATTCTTTTTGGGTTTATAATGCTGCGGTTTCAGGACCGGAGGCTGGTTGTCTTCCTGATATTAAAAATCTAACGGTGACTAATGGGAGTATTGGTTTGAGGTTGGTTACTGAATCAAGAATCAATATATTGCGGAATTGCAGTGAATTGTTGGTAGAGCAACTTTGGAGGTACAGGGTTGGTTGTAATGAAGGGAAGGGATACAATTGGAGTTTTGTATTGTTTGAAGATAGTGGATTCTTGAAGTCTGCGTTGCAGGAGTGCAAGGAGAATGTGTTGGCACCAGTGGAGATAGGGGAAGGCGATAGAAGCAGCGATGTGGTGAA AGAGTGGAGGGCGGTGTGGGTTTAA
- the LOC116024747 gene encoding PR5-like receptor kinase has translation MCFCPDRPHFAKCKPEPITESKSKGKLILITGGGAALILIFMFILLLCITKKLSFCSSMDLTTEVEEFLKSPGSLAPKRFSYSEVKKITNSFKNELGKGGFGCVYKGKLGDGNLVAVKVLKELNASGEEFINEVASISRTSHVNIVNLIGFCIEGRKRALVYEFMANGSLENFIYDDKSLMSRQLGWNMLYKISIGVARGLEYLHRGCNTRILHLDIKPHNILLDEDFSPKISDFGLAKLCTKQESIVSLLGARGTIGYIAPEVVCKNIGGVSHKSDVYSYGMVVLEMVGGRRNVDNGVSRNSKIYFPHWIYTRLVLDDELGLNGVTNEEENECARKMIIVSLWCIQTDPSTRPSMSRVVEMLEGKVEDLPIPPKPYLYSSTESEEQHSSPKPYIDSLTSSEEQYSSSMFIT, from the exons ATGTGTTTCTGTCCTGACAGACCTCATTTCGCCAAATGCAAACCTGAACCCA TAACCGAGAGCAAGAGCAAGGGGAAACTCATTCTAATAACAG GTGGTGGGGCAGCACTGATCCTTATATTCATGTTCATCCTATTACTCTGCATTACCAAGAAACTGTCATTTTGTTCTTCCATGGATCTCACAACTGAGGTAGAAGAGTTTCTTAAGAGCCCTGGATCTTTAGCTCCAAAAAGATTTAGCTATTCCGAAGTAAAGAAAATCACAAACTCATTCAAGAATGAACTTGGTAAAGGAGGTTTTGGTTGTGTATATAAAGGAAAGTTAGGCGACGGAAACCTTGTGGCAGTTAAGGTTTTGAAGGAACTAAATGCCAGTGGAGAAGAATTCATCAACGAGGTGGCAAGTATTAGTAGGACTTCTCATGTTAATATCGTAAATCTTATTGGATTTTGCATTGAAGGAAGAAAAAGAGCTCTTGTTTATGAGTTCATGGCTAATGGATCCCTTGAGAATTTTATTTATGACGATAAATCTTTGATGAGTCGTCAATTGGGATGGAACAtgttatataaaatatcaatagGCGTAGCGAGAGGGTTAGAGTACTTGCATCGTGGCTGCAACACTCGCATCCTACACTTGGATATAAAGCCTCATAATATTCTTCTAGATGAAGACTTCTCTCCCAAAATTTCAGATTTTGGTCTTGCTAAGCTATGCACCAAACAGGAAAGCATTGTGTCACTCCTTGGTGCACGAGGAACTATCGGATATATTGCTCCAGAAGTTGTTTGCAAAAACATTGGAGGGGTTTCTCACAAGTCAGATGTCTACAGTTATGGAATGGTGGTCCTCGAGATGGTTGGAGGACGAAGGAATGTTGATAATGGAGTTAGTCGCAATAGTAAAATATACTTTCCACATTGGATTTACACGCGTCTTGTGTTAGATGATGAGCTTGGTTTAAATGGAGTAACTAATGAAGAGGAGAACGAGTGTGCAAGAAAGATGATAATAGTAAGCTTATGGTGCATACAAACTGATCCATCAACTAGACCATCAATGTCTAGGGTAGTGGAAATGTTAGAAGGTAAAGTGGAAGATTTGCCAATTCCCCCTAAGCCTTACCTCTATTCCTCCACAGAATCAGAGGAACAACACTCATCCCCAAAACCTTACATCGATTCCTTAACAAGTTCAGAAGAACAATACTCATCCTCTATGTTTATAACTTAG